In Candidatus Tanganyikabacteria bacterium, one genomic interval encodes:
- a CDS encoding MotA/TolQ/ExbB proton channel family protein, with translation MTKCMPLAVAALLANAMPAAAQEATASAQATPEQPTVPPGGPAPSADVPATPAHAAGSRTTALPAEVGVL, from the coding sequence ATGACCAAGTGCATGCCGCTCGCCGTCGCCGCCCTCCTCGCGAATGCCATGCCGGCCGCGGCCCAGGAGGCGACCGCGTCGGCCCAGGCCACCCCCGAGCAACCCACGGTGCCGCCCGGTGGACCCGCGCCGTCCGCCGACGTGCCGGCGACGCCGGCCCATGCGGCGGGCTCCCGGACAACCGCGCTGCCGGCCGAGGTGGGCGTCCTG